One Coccinella septempunctata chromosome X, icCocSept1.1, whole genome shotgun sequence genomic window carries:
- the LOC123322415 gene encoding uncharacterized protein LOC123322415: MVDAVYAAAITVCEETGQCLENNQPTERRNITPPWKERLEKKITGIRKKIGVIDTYLNMPDPTRKLIKKTLRIAAEFHVKGRSRQFREELVITCDRLKQKIKALGNRLKRYNERVKRYKNNQLYYKNPQQFFRWLEEETRPRSAESPSLEEMYREWYKIWGEEKLHDDGVFWIREAEKKTELFDMEDIKIREEDIQKVLKKTNNWSAPGPDGLHTYWWKNFKPTHKDLARMFQEALSDPSLIPESFTLGVTHMIPKGKNTTDPKNYRPITCLPSIYKILTGILTTNIWKHVNKYGIMTGEQKGCRKDVRGCKEALTIDHLVTKQARKKLRNM; this comes from the coding sequence ATGGTAGATGCGGTGTACGCGGCAGCGATCACTGTCTGCGAAGAAACAGGCCAATGTTTAGAGAATAACCAGCCCACTGAGCGAAGAAATATAACACCACCATGGAAGGAGCGCCTAGAGAAGAAAATAACTGGAATAAGAAAGAAAATCGGGGTTATTGATACTTACCTAAACATGCCAGACCCAACAAGAAAACTCATAAAGAAGACCCTGAGAATTGCGGCAGAATTCCATGTGAAAGGACGCAGTAGACAATTTAGAGAAGAACTGGTCATTACCTGCGATCGATTGAAGCAAAAGATCAAGGCTCTGGGAAATCGACTGAAACGATACAATGAACGGGTTAAGAGATATAAAAACAACCAGCTCTACTACAAAAACccacaacaattttttcgatgGCTTGAAGAGGAAACTAGGCCTAGAAGCGCTGAATCGCCGtctcttgaagaaatgtatAGAGAATGGTACAAAATCTGGGGAGAGGAAAAACTGCATGACGACGGGGTCTTTTGGATCAGAGAGGCGGAAAAGAAGACAGAATTGTTTGATATGGAGGATATCAAAATAAGAGAAGAGGACATACAAAAGGTGCTAAAGAAGACGAACAACTGGTCAGCTCCAGGTCCGGACGGATTGCATACATATTGGTGGAAGAACTTCAAACCAACGCACAAAGATCTAGCTAGAATGTTTCAGGAAGCTCTGAGTGATCCCTCACTGATACCGGAATCTTTCACCCTAGGAGTAACTCATATGATACCTAAGGGAAAAAACACCACCGATCCGAAAAACTATCGACCTATCACATGCCTGCCCTCAATATACAAGATACTGACAGGTATACTAACTACCAACATTTGGAAACATGTGAACAAATATGGTATAATGACTGGCGAACAGAAAGGGTGTAGGAAGGATGTTCGAGGATGCAAGGAGGCTCTCACCATTGATCATCTGGTAACTAAGCAAGCGCGAAAAAAGTTGAGGAACATGTAA